ACTTTGTGCAAAACTTAGGTCTTTTTAAGATCTCTATAGGTTTCCAAAATTCACGACCCCCCACTGTTACATAGATGCCATCCGTATTCAGTTCAGCAAAATTGATATGAATTAGAACTGACGCAAAATACCCATACTCATGAGCCAAAGTGCGCTTATAAACAACTGGTGTGCCTAGGGTTTTTCCTAATGCCAATAACGTCTTCTCTATCCAGTATTCAACAGCTAAGCCTGGAACCTTAACCCAAACCGTTGCATTAGTAGTATTATGTTTATCAGCATCAAAACCTGGAAACCATTCCATTAGGTTAAGTTGTTGTTGTTCAAACATCCAAGCTTCAACATTCAAAATCTTATCTCTATCCTCCACAGATTGTAGTTTGATAATAAAGAATCCTATATTCATAGGAATGAATTGAACACGACCATTATCCATCTGTCATTGCTGTTCCAAGTTATTATTCACATCTTGAAACTTAATACCCTTAAAATCTAAGCGCCCAATGAGACTAAATCTCCATATATCACACCCTTCTTCATAAAAAGAGACAGACAACACAACTGCTGGTTTCCCTTCTTTCAAAGTAGGGTTTGGCAAAGAACTAAGATCCAATGTTGTTGTAGGTAGCTGTTGTTTTCCTAAAACTTTCTCAGCATAAGTAAGAACCCTCGTTTGAGGAGGATCAGTATGATACCCCATCTCAAATCATCCAAGGATGATTGAATAAAGTCAAAAGTTTAAAAACCCCTAAACTTTTCCCCAGAGagggaaaaaaattaaaaaaataaattaaaaaaataaattaaaaaaataaaaaaaatcgccTTTGGTGGATGAGCTTATGAGAACTGAGGTTGTTGTTAATAACCATTATGAAGTACTAGCATCTGAGTTAGGACTGGATAATGATACTTGTTGGGGTTTAGTggaggaagaggaacaagaggattcaagtattTCTGGCGATAGTATGGGCTCTAAAGAATGAGGTGAAGTTGATGCAAACATTCTAGCTaggaaacaagctaggaaaattGCCAAGCAAGCTGAAAAAATCATGGCTACGCGTTCTGATGCTAGCTTGGATTCAGCTAACAAGATTTCAAAGTCCAATGAGGATGATCCAAATCGGGAAACTGATCCCAATGAGAaaactcaaacttttttttgaggATAATGTGTTTGTATGAACAATATTTTGTCAAAGGAGGAACTTGAAGAGGCTAGCAACATTCAAAATGATGATGTGCGTGCTAATTTTATTCGAAATCCAGCATTTAGACGAGACTATTTCAATGAAAAAAAGGAGataatggatagaatgtcaactaagaaaaagctcaatctcctattaagcttgttcctggtggtaattatgcttctgatgaagatgattacgaa
This is a stretch of genomic DNA from Papaver somniferum cultivar HN1 chromosome 1, ASM357369v1, whole genome shotgun sequence. It encodes these proteins:
- the LOC113348549 gene encoding uncharacterized protein LOC113348549 — protein: MDNGRVQFIPMNIGFFIIKLQSVEDRDKILNVEAWMFEQQQLNLMEWFPGFDADKHNTTNATVWVKVPGLAVEYWIEKTLLALGKTLGTPVVYKRTLAHEYGYFASVLIHINFAELNTDGIYVTVGGREFWKPIEILKRPKFCTKCNIIGHVDSECRKKQNNGGNAPQRIQHHNSEQLQISANAHQDNQVMNKENMGGSITNVMNA